From one Heterodontus francisci isolate sHetFra1 chromosome 17, sHetFra1.hap1, whole genome shotgun sequence genomic stretch:
- the spata2l gene encoding spermatogenesis associated 2-like, giving the protein MSTGLRNIYEQYKQFYEDGPSGHDGICHDKELKRLIKQQLIKRSADLVIFLPDDVAETVSKSLYKTVNYASTLKLLIRAFELFELAAVNLFLYPWRNEFKTIKTFSGAYVHYLKPAIYHEDLVRIFEKMGYELMDNLQLEIKDPPHSLDLIRLAFEFFVTRIECEILLEIVGKLDHYKISVDDLLRERKSMESIDNCVSRLKMSLSAANRSQRESRFEKTASRGENIDMDLKLNSSARNQAGCSSQKEYDGSAINSLLWPLIRSASGPQYKDDTYSKHITEIPGIDCAHSMSHQDSKFNVSRDLASDRCGFNSDMSNPHTDGNTKIIFLEDISTKNYKWHSCLANGESANYCCETCHTVHNILCDSLKMCDSHSLKFFAAENYLQNPEASNSDLGQLSYADILKTDPKCGICRCSSVSFHCNCGTRVCSKCGYQNILACKNCGNKLHKLAS; this is encoded by the exons ATGAGCACTGGACTAAGAAATATTTATGAACAATATAAGCAGTTTTATGAAGATGGTCCTTCAGGACATGATGGAATCTGCCATGATAAGGAATTAAAAAGACTAATCAAACAGCAGTTAATAAAAAGGAGTGCAGATTTGGTCATCTTTCTACCGGATGATGTGGCTGAAACGGTTTCCAAGTCTCTGTACAAGACGGTGAATTACGCAAGTACATTAAAGTTGCTGATTAGGGCTTTTGAATTATTTGAGTTGGCTGCTGTCAACCTCTTTCTGTACCCATGGAGAAATGAGTTCAAAACAATAAAA ACTTTTTCAGGAGCTTATGTGCACTACCTAAAACCTGCAATTTACCATGAAGACCTTGTAAGAATTTTTGAAAAAATGGGTTATGAACTAATGGATAACCTCCAACTAGAAATTAAAGACCCTCCACATTCTTTGGATTTGATCAGGCTGGCATTTGAATTCTTTGTTACAAGAATTGAATGTGAAATCTTGTTGGAAATAGTAGGAAAGTTGGACCACTACAAAATTTCAGTTGATGATTTGCTTCGAGAAAGGAAATCGATGGAAAGCATTGACAATTGTGTAAGTAGACTGAAAATGAGCCTTTCGGCTGCTAAtagaagccagagagaaagccgatTCGAAAAAACTGCATCTCGTGGAGAAAATATAGACATGGATTTAAAATTGAATTCCAGTGCAAGGAATCAAGCTGGTTGTTCTTCCCAAAAGGAATATGACGGAAGTGCAATCAATTCACTGCTGTGGCCATTAATAAGGTCTGCTTCTGGTCCCCAGTACAAGGATGATACTTACAGCAAACACATTACTGAAATCCCTGGTATAGATTGTGCTCATTCAATGAGCCACCAGGACAGTAAATTTAATGTGTCCCGAGATCTAGCTAGCGACAGATGTGGGTTTAACTCTGATATGAGCAACCCCCATACAGATGGAAATACCAAAATCATATTTTTGGAAGACATCAGTACTAAAAACTACAAATGGCATAGCTGCCTCGCTAATGGTGAATCTGCCAACTACTGTTGTGAAACATGTCACACTGTGCACAACATTTTGTGTGATAGTTTGAAAATGTGTGATAGTCATTCCCTTAAATTTTTTGCTGCTGAAAACTATCTGCAAAACCCTGAAGCTTCAAATAGTGACTTGGGGCAACTATCATATGCAGACATATTAAAAACAGATCCAAAGTGTGGGATTTGTAGATGTTCATCTGTAAGTTTTCATTGTAATTGTGGCACACGTGTGTGTTCGAAATGTGGTTATCAAAATATTTTGGCATGCAAAAACTGTGGCAATAAGCTTCATAAGCTTGCATCCTGA